The following proteins are encoded in a genomic region of Acidobacteriota bacterium:
- a CDS encoding transcriptional regulator, whose protein sequence is MSKNNLAIRQEADDNGKNRLRVEAAAENVSGDLDKVIHERMRLGITSALAANEKLSFTELKTLLNTTDGNISVHARKLEDAGYVTCEKSFKGRMPLTEYKITKHGRAALERYLNHMESLIKAMKKV, encoded by the coding sequence ATGTCTAAAAACAATCTAGCAATAAGGCAGGAGGCCGACGATAACGGGAAGAATCGGCTTCGCGTCGAAGCGGCGGCCGAAAATGTCTCGGGCGATCTCGACAAGGTCATCCACGAGCGCATGCGGCTCGGCATCACGAGCGCGCTTGCGGCAAACGAAAAGCTCAGCTTTACCGAGCTCAAAACGCTGCTCAACACGACCGATGGCAACATCAGTGTCCACGCCCGCAAACTCGAAGACGCCGGTTACGTAACCTGCGAAAAATCATTCAAAGGCCGCATGCCGTTGACCGAATACAAGATCACCAAACACGGCCGGGCGGCGCTGGAACGATATCTAAATCACATGGAGTCCCTGATCAAGGCTATGAAAAAAGTATGA
- the cydB gene encoding cytochrome d ubiquinol oxidase subunit II produces the protein METVWFMIVAFMLVCYVILDGFDIGAGIVHHYVGRTSGERAATISAIGPVWDGNEVWLLATGGTLYFAFPALYAAGFSGFYLPLIMVLWLLIMRAAGIELRHQLDNPLWVKFWDFVFSLSSILLAIFFGAALGNVIRGVPLDATGYFFEPLFTDWTTTGATGILDWFTVLSGVVAFVALAIHGASYLAIKTEGEMNTRSRQVVSIAWFALVIVTVLSLAAVMSVRPTLIDNYYYLPIGWLIPAAVIASLIAIKYFNAKGSDKAAFIASSVYLAMMLGGAVYGLYPNVLPALDPQYSLTVHNAKAGAYGLGVGLIWWPIGIIIALGYFTFLFRTFKGKVAVEDHH, from the coding sequence ATGGAAACAGTTTGGTTCATGATAGTTGCGTTTATGTTGGTCTGTTATGTCATCCTCGACGGTTTCGATATCGGAGCAGGGATCGTCCACCATTACGTCGGCCGTACGAGCGGCGAACGTGCCGCCACGATCAGCGCCATCGGCCCCGTTTGGGACGGCAACGAGGTTTGGCTGCTCGCCACCGGAGGTACATTGTATTTCGCGTTTCCCGCCCTTTATGCTGCAGGTTTCAGCGGGTTTTATCTGCCGCTGATCATGGTGCTGTGGCTGCTGATAATGAGAGCGGCCGGCATCGAGCTTCGGCATCAGCTCGACAATCCGTTGTGGGTCAAGTTTTGGGATTTCGTATTCTCACTTTCGAGCATATTGCTTGCGATCTTTTTCGGCGCTGCTCTCGGCAACGTCATCCGCGGAGTTCCATTGGATGCGACCGGCTACTTTTTTGAGCCGCTTTTTACCGACTGGACGACCACGGGAGCGACGGGAATTCTCGATTGGTTCACCGTCCTCTCGGGCGTGGTGGCGTTTGTCGCACTTGCAATTCACGGTGCAAGCTACTTGGCGATCAAAACCGAGGGCGAAATGAATACACGTTCGCGCCAGGTCGTCAGCATCGCGTGGTTCGCGTTGGTCATCGTTACAGTGTTGAGCCTCGCCGCCGTTATGAGTGTGAGGCCGACTCTGATTGATAATTACTATTATCTGCCTATCGGTTGGCTGATACCCGCAGCTGTTATCGCTTCGCTTATCGCGATCAAATATTTCAACGCCAAGGGAAGCGATAAGGCTGCATTCATCGCATCGTCTGTTTATCTGGCAATGATGCTCGGCGGCGCCGTCTACGGGCTCTATCCTAACGTCCTGCCGGCTCTCGATCCTCAATACAGCCTGACCGTTCACAACGCGAAAGCAGGTGCCTACGGCCTCGGCGTCGGCCTCATCTGGTGGCCGATCGGGATCATCATTGCACTCGGATATTTCACATTCCTCTTCCGTACATTCAAAGGAAAGGTCGCGGTCGAGGATCACCATTAG
- a CDS encoding cytochrome ubiquinol oxidase subunit I: protein MESNTLARIQFAFTITYHYLFPMLTMGLAPLIVIFKSLAILKKDERWNEIARFWGKIFGITFLFGVVTGIPMEFQFGTNWAAFSKYAGGVIGQTLAMEGTFAFFLESAFIGLFLFGEKRLGQKLHWLTAFLLFAGTWLSGWFIIATNAWMQHPVGYEMMPDGSVQLTSFWALVLNPWAVYQYMHNMGGAVVVGSFAVSALGAFYVLSKKKVEYGRMFMKVGVIAGCISSIWMLFPSGDLQGKMVAEHQPATLAAMEGLFETQEGAPIALIGQPDMEKQRLDNAIHIPNMLSFITYQRWNAKVRGLNEFPKEDHPTNIPLLYYSFHIMVGLGTIFIAIMVIAAIWLWRGWLFDANWLLWILMLSFPFPFIANTVGWAVAELGRQPWLVYGLFRTEHGHSPMVSGGNVLFTLLGFAGMYTILSLLYIFLMLRRIEHGADELGAEITAETV from the coding sequence ATGGAATCTAATACGCTCGCTCGAATACAATTTGCATTTACTATTACTTATCACTATTTGTTCCCGATGCTAACGATGGGCCTTGCCCCATTGATCGTCATTTTTAAGTCGCTTGCGATTTTGAAAAAGGACGAGCGTTGGAACGAGATCGCACGTTTCTGGGGCAAGATATTTGGCATCACATTCCTCTTCGGCGTAGTGACCGGAATTCCGATGGAGTTTCAGTTCGGAACGAACTGGGCAGCTTTTTCAAAATACGCGGGCGGCGTGATCGGCCAGACCCTCGCGATGGAGGGCACGTTTGCCTTCTTTCTCGAATCAGCATTTATCGGCCTATTTCTCTTTGGCGAGAAACGGCTAGGCCAAAAACTTCATTGGCTCACCGCATTTTTGTTGTTTGCCGGCACTTGGCTTTCGGGCTGGTTCATTATCGCGACAAACGCGTGGATGCAGCATCCCGTCGGTTACGAAATGATGCCGGACGGGTCGGTCCAGCTAACAAGCTTTTGGGCACTCGTGCTTAATCCGTGGGCCGTCTATCAGTACATGCACAATATGGGCGGTGCCGTCGTTGTCGGATCTTTTGCCGTTTCGGCTCTCGGTGCGTTTTATGTTCTTTCTAAGAAAAAGGTCGAATACGGACGGATGTTCATGAAGGTCGGCGTCATCGCCGGCTGTATCAGCAGCATCTGGATGCTGTTCCCATCCGGTGATCTGCAGGGCAAAATGGTCGCCGAACACCAACCTGCGACGCTTGCCGCGATGGAAGGTCTGTTCGAAACCCAAGAAGGTGCCCCGATCGCCCTCATCGGTCAACCCGATATGGAGAAACAACGACTCGATAATGCCATCCATATTCCGAACATGCTTAGCTTTATCACCTACCAGCGTTGGAACGCCAAGGTCCGCGGGCTTAACGAATTCCCGAAAGAAGACCACCCGACTAATATTCCGCTGCTATATTACAGCTTTCACATAATGGTCGGATTGGGGACGATATTTATTGCGATCATGGTGATCGCGGCAATATGGCTGTGGCGTGGATGGCTCTTTGACGCAAATTGGCTGCTTTGGATATTGATGCTCAGCTTTCCGTTCCCTTTCATTGCAAATACGGTCGGCTGGGCCGTCGCCGAACTTGGCCGGCAGCCGTGGCTGGTCTACGGGCTTTTCCGCACCGAACACGGTCATTCGCCGATGGTCTCGGGCGGCAATGTGCTGTTTACGCTGCTCGGCTTTGCGGGTATGTATACGATATTGTCGCTGCTCTACATCTTCTTGATGCTTCGTAGGATCGAGCACGGAGCCGATGAATTGGGAGCTGAGATAACAGCGGAGACCGTTTAA
- a CDS encoding VWA domain-containing protein yields MKTRRAVLLWVALFGVSLTVLSQDKATDETIKVDTALVSVPVIVSDRNGRYVPKLTAADFNIFQDGNKQNIEFFAATEEPLTIALLIDTSQSTRGVLGDIKDSAVSFIKLLAPADKAMIVSFNRDVEVLSSLTSDQEQLKKAVRSAEIPDGEFGTALRDAAYETVFRSFSGIKGRKAVILLTDGKDAGSRISIRELLYRLQESDTLVYPIMFKTDERRMIMRQILRRDDIFGGGFPGRRGGGSFPGGGRNGGGLPPRRDNGRQRERVERVERQNREASEFLQKIADTTAGRFYESDDGKLKKLFASIVEELRFQYRLGFYPPDETGEKRLHEIKVKVARADTVVRSRSSYRVETK; encoded by the coding sequence ATGAAAACCAGGCGCGCAGTTTTGCTTTGGGTGGCTCTTTTTGGGGTGTCTCTGACCGTGCTTTCGCAGGACAAAGCCACGGACGAGACCATCAAGGTCGATACGGCCTTGGTGAGTGTACCGGTGATCGTAAGCGACCGGAACGGCCGGTACGTGCCTAAACTTACGGCGGCCGACTTTAACATTTTTCAGGATGGAAACAAACAAAATATCGAGTTCTTCGCCGCTACCGAAGAACCGTTAACTATTGCATTGCTTATAGATACGAGCCAGAGCACGCGCGGAGTGCTTGGCGATATCAAGGATTCGGCCGTTTCATTCATTAAGTTGCTGGCACCCGCCGATAAAGCGATGATCGTCAGTTTTAACCGCGATGTCGAGGTCCTCAGCAGCCTTACATCAGATCAGGAGCAGCTAAAGAAAGCGGTCAGATCGGCGGAGATCCCGGACGGCGAGTTTGGCACGGCTCTGCGGGATGCAGCGTATGAAACTGTTTTTCGCTCATTCTCGGGAATTAAGGGACGCAAAGCCGTCATTCTGCTGACCGACGGCAAAGACGCCGGCAGCCGAATCTCAATCCGCGAGTTGCTCTACCGGCTGCAGGAGAGTGACACGCTTGTTTATCCGATAATGTTTAAGACTGACGAACGTCGAATGATAATGCGGCAGATATTACGTCGTGATGACATATTCGGCGGCGGTTTTCCTGGCCGTCGAGGCGGAGGAAGTTTCCCCGGCGGCGGACGAAATGGCGGCGGACTTCCGCCTCGGCGCGACAACGGCCGGCAACGCGAACGCGTCGAACGCGTCGAACGCCAAAATCGCGAGGCCTCGGAATTTCTGCAAAAAATAGCGGACACGACCGCAGGACGGTTTTACGAAAGTGACGACGGCAAGCTCAAAAAGCTGTTTGCCTCGATCGTCGAGGAGCTGCGGTTCCAATATCGTCTAGGCTTTTATCCTCCGGACGAAACAGGCGAAAAACGGCTGCACGAGATCAAAGTAAAGGTCGCCCGGGCAGATACGGTCGTGCGATCGCGTTCATCATATCGAGTCGAAACTAAATAG
- a CDS encoding DUF2254 domain-containing protein, with protein sequence MTARRSRDRRPVPIRTDRDRALLLVSILAVFIVGWAVFINARSIFALAEPMMRAALSAWVSIGVTILVTTFSFVFVALSLVSVQFSPRIVRHFWHRDRFRALFLWSSIAVCAFCFVVQFGENSSLHALGLFLGAYQTFVLFPLFLGYLADNLNAATITKSIADRTVAEIDGVYDLGPIDTQTEVADGTVISERSGFLEKIDADLLVQASRRIAKTHPESSLRVTNYLGSFIEVGSTLVTIEPPVAIDGELETLIRKSFSIQKFRSFDQDVEYGIRQLVDIGIKAISPAVNDPTTCVNCIHYLGVIIKELSTRDLTSRTARELANHRISVKEPSFEQFVDDAFDQIYHFGRRDHVIVRTLIGVLTEIITSVGDADRLRILAKEVAEMELSELGKHDGETAFATAEQRNYVRKSLVTYYRTAATRADAVGESELAAEYRALQSAYSDAIE encoded by the coding sequence ATGACCGCACGACGCAGCAGAGACCGACGACCGGTGCCGATCCGAACCGACCGCGACCGGGCGTTGCTGCTCGTTTCGATACTGGCCGTATTTATTGTCGGATGGGCGGTTTTCATCAATGCTCGAAGCATTTTTGCGCTTGCCGAGCCGATGATGCGTGCGGCCTTGAGCGCTTGGGTCTCGATCGGTGTCACGATCTTGGTGACGACCTTTTCGTTCGTATTCGTTGCTTTGTCGCTTGTCTCTGTTCAATTTTCGCCTCGGATCGTGCGGCATTTCTGGCACCGCGACAGGTTTCGAGCGTTGTTTCTGTGGTCGTCGATCGCTGTTTGCGCGTTTTGTTTTGTAGTCCAATTCGGTGAAAATTCGTCGCTTCACGCCCTTGGGCTATTTCTCGGTGCGTATCAGACCTTTGTGTTGTTTCCCCTGTTTTTGGGCTACCTGGCGGACAATCTGAATGCTGCCACAATCACAAAAAGTATCGCCGACCGGACTGTCGCCGAGATAGATGGCGTCTACGATCTGGGGCCGATCGATACCCAGACCGAGGTTGCCGACGGTACCGTAATTTCGGAACGAAGCGGATTTCTCGAAAAGATCGACGCCGATCTGCTGGTCCAGGCGAGTCGCCGGATCGCGAAAACACATCCGGAGAGTTCGTTGCGTGTCACCAATTATCTCGGCAGCTTTATCGAGGTCGGTTCGACTTTGGTCACGATCGAGCCGCCGGTCGCGATCGATGGCGAACTGGAAACTTTGATACGCAAAAGTTTTTCGATACAGAAATTTCGAAGCTTTGACCAGGACGTCGAATATGGCATCAGGCAGTTGGTCGATATCGGGATCAAAGCTATCTCGCCTGCGGTCAATGATCCCACAACGTGTGTCAATTGCATTCACTATCTCGGCGTTATCATCAAGGAACTTTCGACACGCGATCTCACGTCACGCACGGCAAGAGAACTGGCTAATCATCGAATTAGCGTCAAGGAGCCGAGTTTTGAACAATTTGTTGATGATGCGTTCGATCAGATCTATCATTTTGGCCGACGCGACCATGTTATCGTTCGCACGCTGATCGGCGTTTTGACCGAGATCATCACATCAGTTGGCGATGCTGACAGGTTAAGGATATTGGCGAAAGAGGTCGCGGAAATGGAACTGTCCGAGCTCGGTAAGCATGATGGCGAAACGGCGTTCGCGACGGCTGAGCAGCGAAACTATGTTCGCAAATCGCTCGTAACATATTACCGAACTGCCGCGACACGGGCTGACGCCGTTGGCGAATCGGAGCTTGCCGCAGAATATCGTGCTTTGCAATCCGCCTATTCCGACGCGATCGAATAG
- the ettA gene encoding energy-dependent translational throttle protein EttA, with translation MSNSEPNKIIFSMVKVSKFYDKKAVLKDIYLSFFYGAKIGVLGLNGAGKSSLLRIIAGTDKDFNGEVVFSKGYSVGYLQQEPHLDENKTVQQIVEEAVQGTVDLLKEFEEINAKFAEPMDDDAMNALIERQGEVQEALDHADAWDLDSRLEMAMDALRCPPADTVVKNLSGGEKRRVALCRLLLQKPDILLLDEPTNHLDAESVGWLEQHLQKYEGTIIAVTHDRYFLDNIAGWILELDRGQGIPYQGNYSSWLEQKSTRLAQEERKEDKLQKTLERELDWIRMSPKGRHAKSKARINDYEAMVATESEKHADDLEIYIPPGPRLGDNVIEAHGVSKAYGDTVLFENLEFSLPKGGIVGVIGPNGAGKTTLFRLITGQETPDAGTFKVGETVKLGYVDQSRDSLNAEKNVFDEISDGLDNVTLGTRVMNARTYVSKFNFSGADQQKFVGQLSGGERNRVHLAKMLKTGANVLLLDEPTNDIDVNTMRALEEALENFAGCAVVISHDRWFLDRIATHILAFEGDSHVEYFDGNYSEYEADRKRRLGHDADQPHRIKYRSLTRA, from the coding sequence ATGAGCAATTCAGAACCAAACAAGATCATCTTTTCGATGGTCAAGGTCAGTAAGTTTTACGACAAAAAGGCTGTCCTCAAGGACATTTACCTTTCGTTCTTTTACGGTGCGAAGATCGGTGTACTGGGCCTAAACGGCGCGGGTAAATCGTCATTGCTACGCATCATCGCGGGTACCGACAAGGATTTTAACGGCGAGGTGGTGTTTTCCAAGGGCTACTCGGTCGGCTATCTTCAGCAGGAACCTCACCTGGACGAAAACAAGACGGTCCAGCAGATCGTAGAGGAAGCGGTCCAGGGGACGGTCGATCTGCTCAAGGAATTTGAGGAGATCAACGCCAAGTTTGCCGAGCCGATGGACGACGATGCGATGAACGCACTCATCGAACGTCAGGGCGAGGTTCAAGAGGCTCTCGATCACGCCGACGCGTGGGACCTCGACTCAAGGCTTGAGATGGCGATGGACGCGCTTCGCTGTCCGCCGGCAGATACGGTCGTCAAGAATCTTTCGGGCGGTGAAAAACGCCGCGTTGCCCTGTGCCGTCTGCTGCTGCAAAAACCCGACATTCTGCTGCTTGATGAGCCTACCAACCACCTTGACGCCGAGAGCGTAGGCTGGCTCGAACAGCATCTGCAAAAATACGAAGGCACGATCATCGCCGTCACGCACGACCGTTATTTCCTCGACAACATCGCCGGTTGGATACTTGAGCTCGACCGCGGACAGGGCATCCCGTATCAGGGCAATTACTCGTCGTGGCTTGAGCAAAAGAGCACGCGTCTTGCGCAGGAAGAGCGTAAGGAAGACAAGCTGCAGAAAACGCTCGAACGCGAACTCGACTGGATCCGCATGTCGCCCAAGGGCCGTCACGCCAAATCAAAGGCACGTATCAATGATTACGAGGCGATGGTCGCGACCGAGTCCGAAAAGCATGCAGACGACCTCGAGATCTATATTCCGCCGGGCCCGCGGCTCGGCGATAATGTCATCGAGGCACACGGAGTTTCTAAGGCTTACGGCGACACCGTTTTATTTGAGAATCTGGAATTTTCGCTGCCAAAGGGCGGGATCGTCGGTGTCATCGGCCCGAACGGTGCGGGTAAGACCACTCTATTCCGACTGATAACCGGACAGGAAACCCCGGACGCAGGGACGTTCAAGGTGGGCGAAACCGTCAAACTCGGCTACGTCGATCAATCGCGTGACTCGCTCAATGCCGAAAAGAATGTCTTTGACGAGATCTCGGACGGACTCGACAATGTTACGCTCGGAACCCGCGTGATGAACGCACGAACCTACGTTTCAAAATTCAATTTCTCCGGTGCCGATCAGCAAAAATTCGTCGGCCAGCTTTCTGGCGGCGAACGAAATCGAGTTCATCTCGCCAAGATGCTCAAGACCGGTGCCAACGTTCTGCTCCTTGATGAGCCGACCAACGACATTGACGTCAACACGATGCGTGCCCTCGAAGAAGCGCTCGAAAACTTTGCCGGCTGCGCCGTCGTAATTAGTCATGACCGTTGGTTTTTGGACCGTATCGCGACGCATATTCTGGCGTTCGAGGGCGACTCGCACGTCGAGTATTTTGACGGCAACTACAGCGAGTACGAAGCCGACCGCAAACGCCGCCTCGGCCACGACGCAGACCAGCCGCACCGGATAAAATATCGCAGCCTGACACGGGCCTAG
- a CDS encoding type II toxin-antitoxin system RelE/ParE family toxin has translation MSKPVIPRVLAEDDLDRARDHYLATAGTDVAVDFLHDFEKAVTLISRFPETGSPKYGYEPSLAGIRFWPLKKFPFLIFYIETEHQIDVWRVMHSNMDITAGLHDPDSLP, from the coding sequence GTGAGTAAGCCTGTCATCCCTCGCGTCCTGGCCGAGGACGATCTCGATCGCGCGCGCGATCATTATTTGGCAACTGCCGGCACTGATGTGGCCGTGGACTTCTTGCACGATTTTGAAAAGGCGGTCACGTTAATTTCGCGGTTCCCCGAAACGGGTTCGCCGAAATATGGATATGAGCCTAGCTTGGCCGGTATCCGTTTCTGGCCGTTGAAGAAATTTCCGTTCCTTATCTTCTACATTGAGACCGAGCATCAAATTGATGTCTGGCGCGTGATGCATAGCAATATGGATATCACCGCGGGACTTCACGATCCCGACTCACTTCCGTAA
- a CDS encoding type II toxin-antitoxin system ParD family antitoxin → MSTMNISLPETLRTFVDTQVSDGDYGSSSEYVRELLRKEQDRVRLREMLLEGAASPLSENVWNAEYFEKMRQSLKAEKK, encoded by the coding sequence ATGAGCACAATGAACATCTCATTGCCGGAAACTCTTCGAACATTTGTGGATACACAAGTGTCTGATGGCGACTATGGCAGCAGCAGCGAGTATGTGCGGGAGCTTTTGCGAAAAGAACAAGATCGGGTACGACTGCGAGAGATGCTTCTGGAAGGGGCCGCGTCACCACTGAGTGAAAACGTGTGGAATGCGGAATACTTCGAGAAAATGCGTCAGAGCTTGAAAGCGGAAAAGAAGTGA
- the menC gene encoding o-succinylbenzoate synthase — protein sequence MLKIKSIQLTEIDLPLVHFFETSFGRTYKRRIILVRVEDTGGAEGWGEVTCGETPGYSDEWTDSAWATAEQILAPMVIGKEFESAAEVWDSMKWVRGHRMAKAGIETACWDLEAKKLGVPLWRHLGGVNQTIECGVSIGIQDNVAQLLEKIRVEVEAGYKRIKIKISPRWDYDVIKAVRAEFGDILLMGDANSAYTLADIDLLKSLDEFNLMMLEQPLGYDDIIDHAKLQAQLKTPICLDEPIKSPEDARKAIELKSGKIINLKNGRVGGHTQSKMVEQICREAGMPVWCGGMLESGIGRAHNIAISTLAGYTMPGDVSASKRYWHEDIIEPAVEVSANGTIAAPDLPGIGFRVCKERIEKATTRRFSIQ from the coding sequence ATGCTCAAGATCAAATCAATACAGCTTACCGAGATCGATCTGCCCCTCGTCCATTTTTTCGAGACCAGCTTTGGCCGAACGTATAAGCGTCGGATAATTTTGGTGCGAGTCGAGGACACGGGCGGAGCTGAGGGCTGGGGTGAGGTTACCTGCGGCGAGACGCCGGGCTACTCTGACGAATGGACCGATTCGGCGTGGGCAACTGCAGAACAAATACTTGCCCCGATGGTCATTGGCAAGGAATTTGAAAGTGCGGCAGAAGTTTGGGACTCGATGAAATGGGTCCGCGGACATCGAATGGCAAAGGCTGGAATCGAAACCGCATGCTGGGACCTCGAAGCCAAAAAACTCGGCGTGCCGTTGTGGAGACATCTCGGCGGCGTCAATCAAACCATCGAATGCGGTGTTTCGATCGGTATTCAGGACAATGTCGCTCAATTATTAGAGAAGATCCGCGTCGAGGTCGAAGCGGGTTACAAACGCATCAAGATCAAGATCAGCCCTCGGTGGGATTACGACGTGATCAAGGCGGTGCGTGCCGAATTTGGCGATATTCTGCTGATGGGCGACGCAAATTCGGCGTACACGCTCGCCGACATCGACCTGCTCAAGAGTCTAGACGAATTTAACCTGATGATGCTCGAACAGCCGCTTGGTTACGACGACATAATCGACCACGCCAAACTGCAGGCTCAGCTCAAAACACCGATCTGCCTAGACGAGCCGATCAAATCGCCGGAAGATGCCAGAAAGGCGATCGAATTAAAGTCCGGCAAAATAATCAACCTAAAGAACGGACGCGTCGGCGGCCATACACAATCGAAAATGGTCGAGCAGATCTGCCGCGAAGCCGGAATGCCCGTCTGGTGCGGCGGAATGCTGGAGAGCGGGATCGGCCGTGCCCACAACATCGCCATCTCGACCCTCGCCGGCTACACGATGCCCGGCGACGTCTCTGCTTCGAAGAGATATTGGCACGAAGACATCATAGAACCAGCGGTTGAGGTTTCAGCAAATGGAACGATTGCCGCACCTGATTTGCCGGGAATTGGGTTTCGGGTGTGCAAGGAAAGAATCGAAAAGGCCACAACAAGGAGATTCTCTATACAATGA